The following proteins are encoded in a genomic region of Bicyclus anynana chromosome 12, ilBicAnyn1.1, whole genome shotgun sequence:
- the LOC112052768 gene encoding uncharacterized protein LOC112052768, with protein MDLLKTIAIFNMFFVTQIEMKPLSSSMETVLKLPKDINSETNITILGHSYNFGIFNATFSGENMKEQDQCKIISEQNIENANEIIIKLVNQNVIKRTIVYDIDPEMKEVPFSLHGLAKVDKSDANIELFFEQHDRGNEYLGTCTFKSIKNLEYIVFDGVEHVENLSFNFTRR; from the exons ATGGATTTATTGAAAACAATTGCAattttcaatatgttttttgtaacaCAAATAGAAATGAAACCGTTATCATCGTCAATGGAAACAGTGCTAAAACTACCAAAGGATATAAATTCGGAGACAAATATAACTATTCTCGGACACAGTTACAACTTTGGCAT TTTTAACGCAACATTCTCTGGTGAAAACATGAAAGAACAAGATCAATGCAAAATAATTTCAGagcagaacatagaaaacgcaaatgaaataataattaaactagtAAATCAGAATGTGATTAAAAGGACGATTGTTTACGATATTGACCCTGAAATGA AAGAAGTGCCATTTTCGTTGCATGGTCTTGCTAAAGTCGATAAGTCTGATGCGAATATAGAGTTGTTTTTTGAACAACACGACAGAGGAAATGAGTATCTAGGAACCTGCACTTTCAAGTCTATCAAAAATCTCGAATACATCGTGTTCGATGGTGTTGAACATGTTGAAAACTTGAGCTTCAATTTTACACGACGctga